One window from the genome of Erwinia sorbitola encodes:
- the mdcH gene encoding malonate decarboxylase subunit epsilon has protein sequence MKILFSFPGQGPQRPGMLQQLPDGDTLLEQASAVLNQDVRQLDTATALQHTRAVQLSLLIAGVAHARELQRQGIEPDITCGLSIGAFPAAVIAGALTFEDALRLVALRGTLMEEAYPSGYGLTAILGLNERELLPLLGSDCWLANINAPLQLVIAGSEAAMSRVATRARQAGAQKVHRLAVSVPSHCALLAEPALKLATAFQEVQLSPARCAYLSGSTARVLWQPEQIAEDLAKNMSRTVRWHEAMVAARERDVGLAIEMPPGSVLTGLARGAFCGSAGEAIALEQSDALLAHRLAERLKSS, from the coding sequence ATGAAAATACTCTTCTCTTTTCCGGGGCAGGGGCCGCAGCGCCCCGGGATGCTGCAACAGTTACCTGATGGCGATACGCTACTGGAACAGGCCAGCGCAGTACTGAACCAGGACGTACGTCAGCTGGATACGGCTACTGCGTTACAGCACACCCGTGCGGTGCAGCTCAGTCTGCTGATTGCCGGGGTGGCCCATGCAAGGGAACTACAGCGCCAGGGCATTGAGCCAGATATCACCTGCGGGCTGTCGATCGGTGCCTTTCCGGCGGCAGTGATTGCCGGTGCACTGACTTTTGAGGATGCATTACGGCTGGTTGCACTGCGCGGGACGCTAATGGAGGAGGCTTATCCCTCAGGTTACGGCCTGACGGCGATCCTCGGGCTGAACGAGCGGGAGCTGCTGCCGCTGCTGGGGAGTGACTGCTGGCTGGCGAACATCAATGCGCCACTACAGCTGGTGATTGCCGGGAGTGAAGCGGCGATGAGCCGCGTCGCCACCCGCGCACGTCAGGCCGGGGCGCAGAAAGTCCACCGGCTGGCAGTCAGCGTGCCTTCACACTGTGCGCTGCTGGCCGAACCGGCGTTAAAACTGGCGACGGCATTTCAGGAGGTACAGCTGTCGCCTGCACGCTGTGCTTATCTCAGCGGCAGCACGGCGCGTGTCCTTTGGCAGCCGGAGCAGATAGCCGAAGATTTGGCGAAAAATATGTCACGAACCGTACGCTGGCATGAGGCGATGGTGGCAGCCCGCGAGCGCGATGTCGGGCTGGCGATAGAGATGCCTCCGGGATCGGTACTCACCGGGCTGGCGCGAGGGGCATTCTGCGGTAGCGCCGGGGAAGCCATCGCCCTGGAACAGAGCGATGCGCTGCTGGCACACCGCCTGGCTGAACGCCTTAAGTCGTCGTAG
- a CDS encoding LysR family transcriptional regulator, whose translation MNIDSDITFRKLEIFIAFMNRGNLARTAEALSISSVSVHRALHSLEESVRCPLFIHKGRSLVPLPAAHTLWEYSQEVLDIMSRGVEEARKTAGIGQGRLRLGTLYSLTLETIPQLIMGMKLRRPDLELELTMGSNQTLSARLEEGSLDAILIAIAPGEMDFTRFESLPLFDDDIFLAAPATSGLDTSFPADLRDFHQQKFVSLSEGFATWQGFREAFHIAGYEPDIVTRVNDIFSMLSLVQAGVGFTLLPGRMKRVYENSVQLLRLAEEYQMRQKIAIVFERNREHDPNLLALVAEGRMYSRQRKLTTTT comes from the coding sequence ATGAACATTGATTCGGATATCACATTTCGTAAACTGGAAATTTTCATCGCCTTTATGAACCGCGGTAACCTGGCGCGTACCGCAGAAGCGCTGAGTATCAGCAGCGTCAGCGTGCATCGGGCGTTACACAGCCTGGAAGAGAGCGTGCGCTGCCCGCTGTTTATTCATAAAGGCCGCAGCCTGGTGCCGCTGCCAGCGGCTCATACTCTTTGGGAATATAGCCAGGAAGTGCTGGATATTATGTCCCGTGGGGTGGAGGAGGCGCGAAAAACTGCCGGAATCGGCCAGGGTCGTCTGCGTTTGGGAACGCTCTATTCGCTGACGCTGGAGACAATTCCACAGCTGATTATGGGCATGAAACTGCGTCGGCCCGACCTTGAGCTGGAGCTGACAATGGGATCAAATCAGACCCTGAGCGCACGCCTGGAGGAGGGCTCGCTGGATGCTATTCTGATCGCTATCGCGCCGGGAGAGATGGATTTCACCCGCTTCGAAAGCCTGCCGCTGTTTGATGATGATATCTTCCTCGCCGCCCCTGCTACCTCAGGGCTGGACACCAGTTTTCCGGCGGATCTGCGGGATTTCCATCAGCAAAAATTTGTTTCACTGTCGGAGGGATTCGCCACCTGGCAGGGATTCAGGGAAGCGTTTCATATTGCCGGGTATGAACCGGATATCGTCACCCGGGTAAATGATATCTTTTCGATGCTGAGTCTGGTGCAGGCGGGGGTAGGCTTTACCCTGCTGCCGGGAAGGATGAAACGGGTTTACGAGAACTCTGTGCAGCTGCTCAGGCTGGCGGAGGAGTACCAGATGCGCCAGAAAATCGCGATTGTCTTTGAGCGCAACCGCGAACACGATCCTAATCTGCTGGCGCTGGTGGCGGAAGGCCGGATGTACAGCCGCCAGCGCAAGCTGACTACGACGACTTAA
- a CDS encoding SRPBCC family protein encodes MSHTSYASRTIAADPQAIWALIADFNGLPKIHPGISKSELEAGATQSEPGVVRKLTLPDGFVREKLLKLDAENLELHYAIIDGTMPVKDYVAVIKLTPQGKGSTLAEWWADFTVLEGVDAAAVANGVSQDVFATCLQHIEQTLTT; translated from the coding sequence ATGTCACATACTTCATATGCCAGCCGTACAATTGCCGCCGATCCGCAGGCGATCTGGGCGCTGATCGCCGATTTTAACGGTCTGCCAAAAATCCATCCTGGCATCAGCAAAAGCGAGCTGGAAGCAGGAGCAACCCAAAGTGAACCTGGTGTGGTGCGTAAGCTGACGCTGCCGGATGGTTTTGTGCGCGAGAAGTTACTGAAGCTGGATGCTGAAAACCTTGAACTGCATTACGCCATTATCGACGGGACGATGCCGGTGAAAGATTATGTGGCGGTAATTAAACTGACGCCGCAGGGTAAGGGCAGCACGCTGGCAGAATGGTGGGCAGATTTTACCGTGCTGGAGGGTGTGGATGCCGCAGCCGTTGCCAACGGCGTGAGTCAGGATGTCTTTGCCACCTGCCTGCAACATATTGAGCAGACGTTAACTACCTGA
- a CDS encoding GNAT family N-acetyltransferase, whose translation MMPTEIVMIQRYRSDYQPGVVQLILPIQNQEFGIAITAEQQPDLSDIDNFYQQGNGDFWLATIDDRVVGCIGLKDIGERQTALRKMFVAAPYRGREWGVAPALLNTLLMHARHHGVEDIFLGTTAKFLAAHRFYEKNGFSEIPPAALPASFPLMAVDTRFYRFSL comes from the coding sequence ATGATGCCAACTGAAATTGTGATGATCCAACGTTATCGATCTGACTATCAGCCGGGTGTCGTGCAGCTGATTTTGCCGATCCAGAATCAGGAGTTTGGTATTGCTATTACGGCAGAACAACAGCCGGATCTGAGCGATATCGACAATTTTTACCAGCAGGGAAACGGTGATTTCTGGCTGGCAACGATTGATGACCGGGTAGTGGGCTGCATTGGCCTGAAGGATATCGGTGAGCGGCAGACGGCGCTGCGTAAGATGTTTGTAGCCGCACCCTATCGCGGACGGGAGTGGGGAGTTGCTCCGGCGCTGCTCAATACGCTGCTGATGCATGCCCGTCACCACGGGGTGGAAGATATCTTCCTCGGTACCACTGCGAAGTTTCTTGCAGCACACCGCTTTTATGAGAAAAACGGCTTCAGTGAGATCCCTCCAGCCGCTCTGCCAGCCAGCTTCCCGCTGATGGCGGTAGATACCCGGTTCTATCGTTTTAGCCTCTAA
- a CDS encoding ABC transporter substrate-binding protein, which translates to MTFWGKAAILAGGLLASASLLAAPFVVEDVSGRKVEIKSEVKRVILGEGRQIYLLAAFDTDAPFKRVVGWRDDLPKADFDSYQIYAKKYPSITSLPTFGGAKDGTFNVEQALTLKPDLVLMNLESKAATDESKLTEKLSKLGIPVVFIDFREKPFENAVKSIRIMGQLVGKPARAEEIIAYRQQQIDIVTERLKNYQGPRPKVMLDRAGGYTEECCMSFGDENFGRMVEVAGGINIARGLIPGTFGTLNPEQIIASRPDVVIVTGANWKNYNTAGGWVGVGPGADLALATQRLTALMARPAFRTLPVASNGNAHAIWHQFYDSPYQFVAIQMMAKWLHPELFKDIDPDATFREFHQRFLPVDYQPGYWVTLKPAK; encoded by the coding sequence ATGACGTTCTGGGGTAAAGCAGCGATCCTGGCGGGTGGTTTACTGGCTTCAGCCAGCCTGCTGGCGGCACCGTTTGTGGTGGAAGATGTTAGCGGCCGTAAGGTCGAGATTAAATCCGAAGTAAAACGGGTGATCCTCGGCGAAGGGCGGCAGATCTATCTGCTGGCGGCCTTTGATACCGATGCACCTTTTAAGCGGGTAGTGGGCTGGCGCGACGACCTGCCTAAAGCCGATTTTGACAGCTATCAGATATACGCAAAAAAATACCCTTCGATTACTTCGCTGCCCACCTTCGGCGGCGCGAAAGATGGCACCTTTAACGTGGAGCAGGCGCTGACACTGAAGCCTGACCTGGTGCTGATGAATCTGGAATCTAAAGCCGCGACCGATGAGTCAAAGCTGACGGAAAAACTCAGCAAGCTGGGCATTCCGGTGGTGTTTATCGATTTTCGCGAAAAGCCTTTTGAGAATGCGGTAAAAAGCATCCGTATTATGGGGCAGCTGGTGGGTAAACCGGCACGTGCGGAAGAGATCATCGCCTACCGCCAGCAGCAGATTGATATCGTTACCGAAAGGCTGAAAAACTACCAGGGCCCGCGCCCGAAAGTGATGCTTGACCGCGCCGGTGGCTATACGGAAGAGTGCTGCATGTCATTTGGTGACGAAAACTTCGGCCGGATGGTGGAAGTGGCAGGAGGGATTAATATTGCCAGGGGGCTGATTCCGGGCACCTTTGGTACGCTCAACCCTGAGCAGATTATTGCTTCTCGTCCGGACGTGGTGATTGTTACTGGCGCAAACTGGAAAAACTACAATACCGCAGGGGGCTGGGTAGGCGTGGGGCCGGGGGCCGATCTCGCCCTTGCAACGCAGCGTTTAACCGCGCTGATGGCACGCCCGGCGTTTCGTACGCTGCCAGTTGCCAGCAATGGAAATGCGCACGCCATCTGGCACCAGTTTTACGACAGTCCTTATCAGTTTGTCGCTATTCAGATGATGGCAAAGTGGCTGCATCCAGAACTGTTCAAAGATATCGACCCGGATGCCACCTTCCGCGAATTCCATCAGCGTTTCCTGCCGGTGGACTATCAGCCGGGTTACTGGGTGACGCTGAAACCTGCAAAATAG
- the ftnA gene encoding non-heme ferritin has translation MLTNEMTAQLNDQLNLEFYSANLYLQMSAWCNDKGFEGAAAFMREHSTEEMQHMKRLFNYLSDTGAMPVLGTIDAPPVTFNSLHEVLDQAYQHEQLITKKINELAHSAMTTQDYSTFNFLQWYVAEQHEEEKLFKSVLDKLALVGNSGQALFFVDKDLQKLSEPGAHQA, from the coding sequence ATGTTGACTAATGAAATGACCGCTCAGTTGAACGATCAGCTGAATCTGGAATTCTACTCTGCCAACCTGTACCTGCAGATGAGCGCATGGTGCAACGATAAAGGCTTTGAAGGTGCCGCTGCATTTATGCGTGAGCACTCCACCGAAGAGATGCAGCATATGAAGCGTCTGTTCAACTATCTGAGCGATACCGGAGCAATGCCGGTTCTGGGCACCATTGATGCACCGCCAGTCACCTTTAACTCGCTGCACGAAGTACTGGATCAGGCTTATCAGCACGAACAGTTGATCACTAAAAAGATCAACGAACTGGCGCATTCCGCCATGACCACTCAGGATTACTCCACTTTTAACTTCCTGCAATGGTACGTAGCTGAACAGCATGAAGAAGAGAAACTGTTCAAATCCGTGCTGGATAAACTGGCTCTGGTGGGTAACAGCGGTCAGGCACTGTTCTTTGTGGACAAAGATTTGCAGAAACTGAGTGAGCCAGGCGCTCATCAGGCTTAA
- a CDS encoding TonB-dependent siderophore receptor yields MTELSPSFLGKKGHALFSVLFIGVLATPGALAAETATNSVKQDKNDSSGDNSTLTVEAKVADADQQMTSGYQPLNSSTATLTTMPLLDIPQVVNTVSDRVIEDQHSTTLDEVLNNVSNVVQTNTLGGTQDAFVRRGFGSNRDGSVMTNGLKTVLPRSFNAATERVEVLKGPASTLYGILDPGGLINVVTKRPETTFGGSIQATSTSFGGGSGSVDVTGPIEGTNLAYRLIGSWQHEDYWRNFGKERSSFIAPSLTWFGDDATVTVAYSHRNYNTPFDRGTIFDLNTGHAVDVSRETRFDEAYNITDGESDLAQLNTEYRINNQWTAKFDYSFSQDKYSDNQARVMAYDSATGNLTRRVDATQGSTQRQHSARADLQGDVVIGGFYNEILTGIAYENYDLLRTDMIRCKNVKDFNIYSPSYGTTGKCTSVSDSDSDQTIKQVSYSGYVQDSLYLTDKWIAVSAMRYQYFTEYAGKGRPFNVNTDSRDSAWVPKFGLVYKATPNISFFGNVSRSFMPQYSIASYIGELPPETATAYEMGAKFDLFSGVTANVTLFNINKSHVLYTDTVNGESVAKTAGKVRSRGVEVDVAGALTQNVNVIASYGYTDAKVIEDPDYQGKMLPNVPRHTGSLFLTYDFHNVIGGNTLTVGGGGHAVSRRSGDNAEDYSLQGYAVADAFASYKIKTQNPVTLQVNVKNLFDKTYYTSSIATNNLSNQIGDPREVQFTVKMDF; encoded by the coding sequence ATGACTGAATTATCACCATCTTTTCTGGGAAAAAAAGGGCACGCTCTGTTTTCAGTGCTGTTTATCGGCGTGCTGGCAACGCCGGGCGCTCTGGCAGCAGAAACAGCCACCAATAGCGTAAAGCAGGATAAAAACGACAGTAGCGGCGATAACAGTACGCTGACCGTTGAAGCTAAAGTCGCAGATGCTGACCAGCAGATGACCTCCGGCTATCAGCCTCTTAACTCATCGACCGCTACGCTGACCACTATGCCGCTGCTGGATATTCCGCAGGTGGTGAATACCGTTAGCGATCGAGTGATTGAAGATCAGCACTCGACCACGCTCGATGAAGTGCTGAATAACGTCAGCAACGTGGTGCAGACGAATACTCTCGGCGGCACTCAGGATGCCTTTGTGCGCCGAGGTTTTGGCAGCAACCGCGATGGTTCGGTGATGACCAACGGTCTGAAAACCGTGTTGCCGCGCAGCTTTAACGCCGCCACAGAGCGCGTCGAAGTACTGAAAGGCCCCGCCTCCACGCTGTACGGGATCCTTGATCCCGGCGGGCTGATTAATGTTGTGACCAAACGGCCGGAAACCACCTTCGGCGGCTCAATTCAGGCGACCTCCACCAGCTTCGGCGGCGGCTCCGGCAGCGTGGACGTTACCGGCCCGATTGAGGGCACCAATTTGGCTTACCGGCTGATCGGCTCCTGGCAACATGAAGATTACTGGCGTAACTTCGGTAAAGAGCGCAGCAGCTTTATTGCTCCCTCGCTCACCTGGTTTGGCGATGACGCGACGGTAACCGTGGCTTACTCACACCGTAACTACAATACGCCGTTCGACCGTGGCACCATTTTCGATCTGAATACCGGACATGCAGTGGATGTAAGCCGCGAAACCCGCTTCGATGAAGCTTATAACATCACCGACGGCGAATCGGATCTGGCCCAGCTGAATACCGAGTACCGCATCAATAACCAGTGGACGGCGAAGTTCGATTACAGCTTCAGCCAGGATAAATACAGCGATAACCAGGCGCGTGTCATGGCCTACGACTCCGCTACGGGTAATCTGACCCGCCGCGTCGACGCCACCCAGGGATCGACCCAGCGCCAGCACTCGGCACGCGCCGATTTGCAGGGAGATGTGGTGATTGGAGGTTTCTATAATGAGATTCTTACCGGGATCGCCTACGAAAACTACGATCTGCTGCGTACCGATATGATCCGCTGTAAGAATGTAAAAGATTTCAACATCTACAGCCCGTCGTACGGCACCACCGGGAAGTGCACCAGCGTATCCGATTCAGACAGTGACCAGACCATCAAACAGGTGAGCTATTCCGGCTACGTACAGGATTCACTGTATCTGACCGATAAATGGATTGCCGTCAGCGCCATGCGTTATCAGTATTTCACTGAGTACGCAGGAAAAGGCCGCCCGTTTAATGTCAATACTGACAGCCGCGATAGCGCGTGGGTGCCGAAGTTTGGCCTGGTGTATAAAGCCACACCGAATATCTCATTCTTCGGTAACGTCTCGCGTTCGTTTATGCCGCAATACTCGATTGCCAGCTATATCGGCGAGCTGCCGCCGGAAACCGCTACGGCCTATGAAATGGGCGCTAAGTTTGACCTGTTCAGCGGCGTGACGGCTAACGTGACCCTGTTCAATATTAATAAGAGTCACGTGCTGTATACCGATACGGTCAACGGCGAAAGCGTGGCAAAAACGGCCGGTAAAGTTCGTTCGCGCGGAGTTGAAGTCGATGTGGCAGGTGCGCTGACGCAAAACGTCAATGTGATCGCCAGCTACGGCTATACCGATGCCAAAGTGATTGAAGACCCGGACTATCAGGGCAAGATGCTGCCAAATGTGCCGCGCCACACCGGATCGCTGTTCCTGACCTATGACTTCCACAATGTGATTGGCGGCAATACGCTAACCGTTGGCGGTGGCGGGCACGCGGTGAGTCGTCGTTCCGGTGATAACGCCGAGGATTACTCATTACAGGGCTATGCGGTAGCAGATGCATTTGCCTCATATAAGATTAAAACGCAGAACCCGGTGACTCTTCAGGTCAACGTGAAAAATCTGTTCGACAAGACCTACTACACCTCGTCTATCGCCACTAACAATTTGTCTAACCAGATTGGCGACCCGCGCGAAGTGCAGTTCACCGTGAAGATGGATTTCTGA
- a CDS encoding ABC transporter ATP-binding protein, which yields MPQRVEKTAGALSTQAEQGIVLDRLSAGYGKKIIVDGVSLTIEHGKMTVLAGANGSGKSTLLTTIARMLSPLDGCVRLDGKIIHDQPTRAVARQLGMLPQSPLLPDGLTVFELVSRGRYPWQNFMRQWSAEDEQAVHEALRLTGTLEFAHLSVDSLSGGQRQRCWIAMALAQQTATILLDEPTTFLDLRYQVDILELLHDLTRLHGRTVVVVLHDLNFAVNYADTLVFLRHGRLQGVIREGEQCTVELIKEVFDVEVQMSINPMTGKPFFMPFRAHSDRHG from the coding sequence ATGCCACAGCGGGTGGAAAAGACAGCAGGCGCACTCTCAACGCAGGCCGAACAGGGTATTGTCCTCGACCGGCTCTCTGCCGGTTATGGTAAGAAAATCATTGTCGATGGCGTAAGCCTGACAATTGAACACGGAAAAATGACCGTGCTGGCAGGAGCGAACGGTTCCGGAAAATCCACATTGCTTACCACTATTGCGCGGATGCTGTCGCCCCTCGACGGCTGCGTGCGCCTCGACGGTAAAATTATCCACGATCAGCCCACCAGGGCGGTTGCGCGTCAGCTGGGTATGCTGCCGCAGTCACCGCTGTTGCCGGACGGGCTGACGGTATTTGAGCTGGTGTCACGCGGGCGCTATCCATGGCAAAACTTTATGCGTCAATGGTCCGCTGAGGACGAACAGGCAGTTCACGAAGCCCTGCGCCTCACCGGTACGCTGGAGTTCGCCCATCTTTCCGTCGACAGCCTCTCCGGCGGCCAGCGCCAGCGCTGCTGGATTGCCATGGCGCTGGCGCAGCAAACCGCCACCATCCTGTTGGATGAACCCACGACCTTCCTCGATCTGCGCTATCAGGTTGATATCCTCGAACTGCTTCACGACCTGACGCGGCTGCATGGCCGTACCGTGGTGGTGGTGCTGCACGATCTGAACTTTGCCGTCAACTACGCTGATACGCTGGTTTTCCTCCGCCATGGGCGATTACAGGGCGTGATCCGTGAGGGCGAACAGTGCACTGTTGAGCTGATCAAAGAAGTGTTTGACGTTGAGGTGCAGATGTCGATCAACCCCATGACAGGAAAGCCCTTTTTTATGCCGTTTCGCGCCCATAGCGATCGTCACGGATGA
- a CDS encoding FecCD family ABC transporter permease has protein sequence MSDFAAVVRRRNARSGVAMIVLLLTLLGCALIHLGLGARYIGPGTVLQALLEFDPRNFDHKVIVDLRLLRLVAALLTGAVLGVAGVLLQAVIRNPLGEPHILGLNAGAALAVVIASALGSHWGGLLFGRPLIAAGGAAALFALVMLLASAGRSGLTPLKVTLCGVAISSFASSITAAILILDEQTLLEMRTWLAGDLAGLSWAVTRAAALPGGVGLLLALWIAPRLNVLALGDTIASGLGVNIARTRLLGLLATALLCGAAVSVAGPIGFIGLVVPHIVRRLITDDIRMAVPLSALCGALLLLLADIAARTLIAPQELATGVMTALVGAPLFIIIASRFFK, from the coding sequence ATGAGTGATTTTGCTGCCGTGGTGCGCCGCCGTAACGCCCGTTCTGGCGTGGCAATGATCGTTCTGCTGCTCACCCTGCTGGGCTGTGCGCTGATCCATCTTGGGCTGGGGGCGCGCTATATCGGCCCCGGTACAGTATTACAGGCGCTGCTGGAATTTGATCCGCGTAACTTTGACCACAAGGTGATCGTTGACCTGCGCCTGCTGCGGCTGGTGGCGGCATTATTGACCGGTGCGGTGCTCGGCGTGGCCGGGGTACTGTTGCAGGCGGTGATCCGCAATCCGCTTGGCGAGCCGCATATTCTCGGGCTGAATGCCGGGGCGGCGCTGGCGGTGGTGATCGCTTCGGCGCTGGGCAGCCACTGGGGCGGGCTGCTGTTCGGGCGTCCGCTGATCGCCGCAGGAGGCGCTGCGGCACTGTTTGCGCTGGTGATGCTGCTGGCCTCTGCCGGACGCAGCGGGCTGACTCCGCTGAAAGTGACGCTGTGTGGCGTAGCGATCTCCTCTTTTGCTTCTTCAATAACCGCAGCGATTCTGATTCTCGATGAACAGACCTTGCTGGAGATGCGTACCTGGCTGGCGGGCGATCTCGCCGGGTTAAGCTGGGCGGTGACCCGTGCCGCAGCGTTGCCGGGCGGGGTGGGTCTGTTGCTGGCGCTCTGGATTGCACCGCGCCTGAATGTGCTGGCACTGGGAGACACCATCGCCAGCGGGCTGGGGGTGAATATTGCCCGCACCCGCCTGCTGGGGCTGCTCGCCACCGCGCTGCTCTGCGGGGCGGCCGTTTCCGTGGCTGGCCCGATTGGTTTTATTGGCCTGGTGGTGCCGCATATTGTGCGGCGGCTGATCACCGATGACATCCGTATGGCTGTTCCGCTGTCGGCACTGTGCGGCGCGCTGCTATTGCTGCTGGCGGATATCGCCGCACGCACGCTGATTGCCCCGCAGGAGCTGGCAACCGGGGTGATGACGGCGCTGGTCGGAGCGCCACTGTTTATTATTATCGCGTCGAGGTTTTTTAAATGA
- a CDS encoding FecCD family ABC transporter permease, with the protein MKTLAQRVGYRRWQLGTFSLLLRPRALACGAVLAVLALLLVIFGVTQGSLPVPASAIGRALFWPQPLPSQQDYIVWDIRLPRLLMAALSGAMLGMAGAAMQSITRNGLADPGLIGVKEGTSAVVLMLILLFPSLGLLWRPLAGMAGGLLVALLVVALARDFSRPRFILIGIGVSWAFSAGIGVFMTTADVRDVQTALVWMAGSLHSATWSLLTVAACWALPGALILFLSARASDVALLGNQAASGLGVRLQHLALIRFAAPVLLTAASVSCVGSLGFVGLIAPHMARFLLRGGQVALLSGSALIGALLVLVTDTIGRLAFAPLQIPAGIVIALVGGPFFLLLLWRRRDAL; encoded by the coding sequence ATGAAAACCCTTGCTCAACGGGTTGGTTATCGACGCTGGCAGCTTGGTACCTTCAGCCTGCTGCTGCGCCCGCGAGCGCTGGCCTGCGGGGCGGTGCTGGCCGTGCTGGCGCTGCTGCTGGTGATCTTTGGCGTTACGCAGGGATCGCTACCCGTGCCAGCCTCAGCTATTGGCCGGGCGCTGTTCTGGCCGCAGCCGCTGCCGTCGCAGCAGGATTACATCGTCTGGGATATTCGCCTGCCGCGTCTGCTGATGGCGGCTCTGAGCGGGGCGATGCTGGGTATGGCCGGGGCGGCGATGCAGTCTATAACCCGTAACGGGCTGGCCGATCCGGGGCTGATCGGCGTGAAAGAGGGCACCAGCGCGGTAGTTCTGATGCTGATCCTGCTGTTTCCATCGCTGGGGCTGCTCTGGCGACCGCTGGCGGGCATGGCGGGCGGACTGCTGGTGGCGCTGCTGGTGGTGGCGCTGGCGCGCGATTTCTCACGGCCGCGTTTTATTCTGATCGGCATCGGCGTTTCCTGGGCATTTTCGGCAGGGATAGGGGTGTTTATGACCACCGCCGACGTGCGTGATGTTCAGACGGCGCTGGTGTGGATGGCGGGTAGTCTGCACTCCGCTACCTGGTCGTTGCTGACCGTTGCCGCCTGCTGGGCGCTGCCCGGCGCACTGATCCTGTTTCTCAGCGCGCGCGCTTCCGATGTGGCGTTACTGGGCAATCAGGCCGCCAGCGGGCTGGGCGTGCGTTTACAGCATCTGGCACTCATCCGTTTTGCTGCCCCGGTATTGCTGACAGCGGCCAGCGTTTCCTGCGTTGGCAGCCTGGGTTTTGTCGGGCTGATCGCCCCGCATATGGCGCGTTTTCTGCTGCGCGGTGGTCAGGTTGCGCTGTTAAGCGGCAGCGCGTTGATCGGCGCACTGCTGGTGCTGGTGACCGATACCATCGGACGACTGGCCTTTGCACCGCTGCAAATCCCGGCGGGGATTGTGATTGCTCTGGTGGGCGGGCCGTTTTTCCTGCTGCTGCTCTGGCGCCGACGTGATGCGCTGTAA
- a CDS encoding ABC transporter substrate-binding protein yields MRFLLSLLLMISAAASADVPTQSFTDDLGRTVTVPLHPKRIVSLHDLDITIPLIELGVPPVASHGRTRPDGSHFLRSSGQLTGVDFDNSSIQFIGTADMDIEAIAAAKPDLIITEPSRNMAVEQLEKIAPTVSIDHLKGGAPRIYSKLAQLTGSQAQLAILERRYQEQIKQLRLMVDTQHITVSVIQANKGKITVHHTYRALGRVLRDAGFRFPPLIDAIPDGDRIEISAERLPELDADFIFDTWRSDTGGKPQEEIAAMNAIMPGWCDFLKACRTGHYILLPREETISNSFAALSLMVAQVQSHIAGRPIPAAAP; encoded by the coding sequence ATGCGTTTTCTCCTTTCTCTTCTGCTGATGATCAGCGCCGCTGCCAGCGCTGACGTGCCGACGCAGTCGTTTACCGATGACCTTGGCCGTACCGTCACCGTGCCGCTGCATCCGAAACGGATTGTGTCGCTGCACGACCTGGATATCACCATTCCGCTGATTGAGCTGGGCGTACCGCCGGTTGCCAGCCATGGACGCACACGCCCGGACGGCAGCCACTTCCTGCGCTCCAGCGGCCAGCTCACCGGGGTGGATTTTGATAACTCATCCATTCAGTTTATCGGCACCGCCGATATGGATATCGAAGCGATTGCTGCGGCAAAACCCGATCTGATTATCACCGAGCCGAGCCGCAATATGGCGGTTGAACAGCTGGAGAAAATTGCCCCGACGGTGAGCATTGATCATTTGAAAGGGGGCGCGCCGCGTATTTACAGCAAGCTGGCGCAGCTGACCGGCAGCCAGGCACAGCTCGCCATTCTGGAGCGTCGCTATCAGGAGCAGATTAAGCAACTCAGGCTGATGGTGGATACGCAGCACATCACCGTTTCAGTGATCCAGGCGAACAAGGGCAAAATCACCGTTCACCACACTTATCGTGCGCTTGGCCGCGTGCTGCGTGACGCCGGCTTCCGCTTTCCGCCGCTGATCGACGCTATTCCCGACGGTGACCGCATTGAAATCAGCGCTGAACGCCTGCCGGAGCTGGACGCCGACTTTATCTTTGATACCTGGCGTTCGGATACTGGTGGTAAACCACAGGAAGAGATCGCCGCAATGAATGCCATCATGCCGGGCTGGTGTGATTTCCTGAAGGCGTGTCGCACCGGGCATTACATCCTGCTGCCGCGTGAAGAGACCATCTCCAACTCTTTTGCTGCCCTCAGCCTGATGGTGGCCCAGGTGCAGTCACATATTGCCGGGCGTCCCATCCCCGCAGCGGCACCTTAA